Within Actinobaculum sp. 313, the genomic segment CACCGCGAAATCGCCGTCCTTGCCCACTGCGATGGCGCCCTTGGTCGGAAGGTCGAAGGTTGCAGCCGGAGCGGAGGCGAACCAGCGTGCAATGTCGGAGAGTGTGGCGCCGAACTGGGCTCCGGCGGTCAGTACGGCCGACAGTCCGAGTTGGACGGACGACACACCTCCCCATGCGGCTCCGAAATCACCACTCTCGCGCCGCTTGAGATCGGCTGTGCAGGGAGAGTGGTCCGAGGCAATATGATCGATCGTCCCATCCAACAGCCCTTGCCACAAGGCCCGGCGGTTCTCCTCCTCACGCAGCGGCGGCGCACACTTGTACTCAGTTGCGCCGTCGGGAATCTCCTCCGCCGCGAATGTGAGGTAGTGCGGGCAGGTTTCCACGGTGATGCGGACTCCGTCCGCTTTCGCCGCACGGATCAGTGGCAGCGCCTCCGCGCTGGCCAGGTGCAGGATATGTACCCGGGCACCGGTGTCGCGTGCCGCAGCAATGACCTGCCGGATGGCCTCGTTCTCCGCCTCGCGCGGCCGCGAGGCGAGGTAATTGGCGTAGGACGGGCCGAAGTTCTGCGGTGCCTGTGCCAGGATTCCCGCATCCTCACAGTGAATAATCATGACGGCGTCGAGGCGCGCGATCTCCTCCAGATCATTGCGCAGTTCGTCGTAGCCGAGGTACCCGTATTCATCGATACCCGAATGCGCGGTGAAACACTTGAAGCCGAAGACTCCTCGCTCCCACAGCGGCCCGAGTTCTCCACGATTTCCCGGTACGGCTCCCGCCCAGAGGCCAACGTCAACGGAGAGCTTTCCGGCGGCGGCCTCCTGCTTCAACTCCAGGTTCTCCACCGTTGTAGTGGGCGGATCGGAGTTCAGCGGCATATCGATAATGGTGGTGATTCCACCGGCACGTGCCGCACGCGTCGCCGACTCGTATCCCTCCCATTCCGTACGCCCCGGCTCGTTAACGTGCACGTGGGAGTCGAGTAGACCGGGCAGAAGTACCTGGTCATCCGGTACCACGATTTCGTCGTCGGCAACGATCTCGGCGTCGACCGGTTGAATATCGGTAATGACTCCATCCGTCACGACGACGGCAGCGGACTCAATTCCCGTTGGAAGAACCGCGCGCTGGGCCCGGATCACTAGTGTTGTACTCATTGTTGATTGCTCTCCTTTGCTGTTGCAGCAGCCGCTGAGTTACTCGCCGTCGCCTCAGAGGCTGCGGAGCCGGGAACCTCAACCGCGTCCCGGTCAGCATCCAGATCAACCTGCATGGCCTGCTGGACAGCGGCCAAGAGGTACGGGTCGTTGCGTGAAATGAAGTAGTGGACCACGAAGGCAATGCCTGCCCCGATGAACCACGAGAAGGGGCTGAGGAACTTCGCCCACTGCCACGGACCAACGGCCACAAGAATTGACGGAATCGAGGCAATGAAGAAGGTTGCCACGGCTCGCATATTCCATCCGTTGTCGAAACTGTGCATGCCTTTGGCCTTGAACAGCTCCGAGACCTGCACCTTCTGCTTTCGCAGGATGAAGTAGTCAACGATGATGATGCCAAACAGCGGTCCAAGTACCGCGCCGAGGGCAGCAAGGAAGGTATTGATAATGAAGGGGTTGTTGTAGAGATTCCACGGGGTGATCAGAAGCGCTATCACCGCCGAGATGAGACCGCCACGAACGAAGTTGATCTTCGACGGCCATGCGTTTGCCAGGTCGTAGGCGGGCGAGACGAAATTGGCAACCACGTTGATTCCCAGTGTTGCCACCGTGAATGTCAAGGCTCCGAGGATCGAAGCGGTAACGGAATCGATACGTCCTACCAACTCCACCGGGTCGTAGACGTACTCCCCGTAGATCTGGAAGGATCCTGCGGTCACAAGCACAGACACCACCGAGAAGGCGATGAAGTTAACCGGAAGGCCCCAGAGGTTGGCCCACCATACGGCCTTCTTCGTCGGAGAGAACCGGGCGAAGTCACAGAAGTTCAGCAACAGAGTCGAGAAGTAAGTGACGGTCAGCGCGATGGCGGCCAGGAAGGCATGAGACATTCCCCAAGTCGCCGTTCCGGAGGCGACGGTCAGAGAAATGTTCCAGTCGCACTTGTACATAACCCAGATGGTCAGCGCCGCCATAACAACCCAAACCGCTGGACCGGCAAAGTCTTGGAACTTGCGGATCGTCTCCATGCCATTGCGCAGCAGCAACAGTTGCAACGCCCACATGAAGAGGAATGCCAGCCACCCAAGGAGTGTTTCCCCTAAGAACTTCTGCTGGCCCCACTCGTTGATGTCGGGCCAGATGTCTGCCGCCAGCACAATCACGGCGCGGGAGGCCAACCAGGTCTGAATGCCGTACCAGCAAATTGCCACAAACCCGCGGGTCAAGGCCGGTAGGTTGGAACCGATAGTGCCGAAGGCAATACGTGCCAATACGGGATAACACAACCCAGTCTTCTGCCCGGCGAATCCCACCAGATTCATAAGGAAGAAGACGGCGATAATGCCGATCGAGAGACCTGCAAAGACGTGGATCGCGCCTAGGCCCAGGGCGAAGAGCCCCGCCGCGAAGGTGTAGCCACCGATAGAGTGGATGTCAGACATCCACATAGCGAAAAGGGAGTAGAAGCTCCAGTGCCTGGTCTTGGCAGGAGCAAGATCCTCATTGATTAGGCTGGGGGTGATCTCACCACCAGTCTGCGGAACTTGTGAACTCATGTCGTACCTTTCTGGTGCGAACGGCGGCCAGGGCCGCTAGTGTGTGTTGGTTATTGCGTGATGCTTGTGCCGGCGTTGCCGGCAACGGCGTCTTTCAGGAGAGGAAGAGATGTGATGATGACTCTCTTTCCCCCTTGTTCGAGGAAGTTGATGGCAGCCTCGATTTTCGGCGCCATCGAGCCTGCGCCGAACTGTCCCTCGGCAAGGTACTTCTTGGCTTCAGCCACGGTGAGTCGGTGCAGCTCTTGTTGCTCGGGGGTGTTGAAGTTGATCGCGACCGTGTCCACGGCAGTGCAGATAACAAACGTTTCCACCCGAGCAAGGAAGCAAGAAGTGCAGAGGCGCGATCTTTGTCGATCACGGCTTCTACACCGCTTAGTTCTCCCGATTCTTCGCGTGATACCGGAATTCCGCCGCCACCTACGGCAACCACCAGGCAGCCCGCTGCAACAAGCGTTGTGATGACGTCCTTCTCGACGATATCGCGCGGAATGGGTGAAGGAACGACGCGGCGATATCCGCGTCCGGCATCCTCCCGCACGGCCCAACCATCCTCGACCTCGCGCCGTTTTGCCGTTTCCTCATCCATAAAAGAGCCGATTGGCTTGGTTGGATCGGCAAAAGCTGGGTCGTTCTTATCCACGATGGATTGCGTGACCACTGCAGCAATGGAACGGTCAATGTTACGGTTCGCTAGTTCGTTACGAAGTGAACGCGAAAACATGTACCCGGTCGCGCCCTGCGTATCAGCGCCGAGGTAGTCGAGCGGAATAGCAGGGAGTTCGGCCGAGGCGAGCTCCACTCTCCGTAGCAGGAACCCTACCTGTGGCCCATTGCCGTGCGTGATAACCGGGGTGTAGCCCTCCTGGACCAAGTCGGCTATATACGATGACGATTCCCGGACAGCCTCCACCTGATCGGTTACTGCAACATGGTGTTTGTCGCGTATAAGTGCATTGCCGCCAACGGCAATGACGACGGTTTGTCTAGCGTTTGCGGACATCTCCGTCCTTTCCGTCCTTTCTCATTGGGCCATTCGCCCGCTCAATTGCTCGCTGCGCAGCGTCTATTTTCCGCTGAGCGGCCAGCCAGTTACTTTCTTTGGGTTCGGAGCTGCATAGCTACGAACCTTCGATGTACTCAACCCGAGCGCAACCAGCGACTCGGCGAGCTTGACCGCCGCGGTAACTCCTTCGACTACGGGAATGCTCAGCTGCGCCGATATTTCGCGGTCCAGTCCCGCCATTCCGCCACAACCGAGCACAATCACCTCCGCGTGGTCTTCGGCAACCGCTCGTTCGGCCTCCCGCGTGATGGCCGCTTTTGCGGTCACAGTGTCTTCCAACTCAAGAACACCGAGCCCGGTCGAGCGCACAGACGCACAGTGGCGATCAAGCCCGTATGAAAGCAGGCGATCTTCAATCGGAGGCACATTTCGGTCAAGGGTGGTCACCACGGAGAAGCGATCACCGAGCAGCATGGCCATATGTGCAGCAGCCTCGGTTATGTCAACCACCGGTGTCTCCACCAGTTCCATAACCCCTTCTTTGCCGTGCTCTCCGAATCCAGCGAGCACGACAGCGTCATATGAGTCCCGGTAGGTCGCGACAACATCCATAACGGCCACCGCCGCTAGATAGGATTCGAAGTTCCCTTCCACGGACTCCGCACC encodes:
- the allB gene encoding allantoinase AllB, which translates into the protein MSTTLVIRAQRAVLPTGIESAAVVVTDGVITDIQPVDAEIVADDEIVVPDDQVLLPGLLDSHVHVNEPGRTEWEGYESATRAARAGGITTIIDMPLNSDPPTTTVENLELKQEAAAGKLSVDVGLWAGAVPGNRGELGPLWERGVFGFKCFTAHSGIDEYGYLGYDELRNDLEEIARLDAVMIIHCEDAGILAQAPQNFGPSYANYLASRPREAENEAIRQVIAAARDTGARVHILHLASAEALPLIRAAKADGVRITVETCPHYLTFAAEEIPDGATEYKCAPPLREEENRRALWQGLLDGTIDHIASDHSPCTADLKRRESGDFGAAWGGVSSVQLGLSAVLTAGAQFGATLSDIARWFASAPAATFDLPTKGAIAVGKDGDFAVVDPEETFTVDVERLEHKNKISPYNGRMLKGVVHQTILRGRAVDRDSKAGRLIRRG
- a CDS encoding NCS1 family nucleobase:cation symporter-1; protein product: MSSQVPQTGGEITPSLINEDLAPAKTRHWSFYSLFAMWMSDIHSIGGYTFAAGLFALGLGAIHVFAGLSIGIIAVFFLMNLVGFAGQKTGLCYPVLARIAFGTIGSNLPALTRGFVAICWYGIQTWLASRAVIVLAADIWPDINEWGQQKFLGETLLGWLAFLFMWALQLLLLRNGMETIRKFQDFAGPAVWVVMAALTIWVMYKCDWNISLTVASGTATWGMSHAFLAAIALTVTYFSTLLLNFCDFARFSPTKKAVWWANLWGLPVNFIAFSVVSVLVTAGSFQIYGEYVYDPVELVGRIDSVTASILGALTFTVATLGINVVANFVSPAYDLANAWPSKINFVRGGLISAVIALLITPWNLYNNPFIINTFLAALGAVLGPLFGIIIVDYFILRKQKVQVSELFKAKGMHSFDNGWNMRAVATFFIASIPSILVAVGPWQWAKFLSPFSWFIGAGIAFVVHYFISRNDPYLLAAVQQAMQVDLDADRDAVEVPGSAASEATASNSAAAATAKESNQQ
- a CDS encoding aspartate/glutamate racemase family protein, which produces MKILVVNVNTTESMTQSIGDAARAVVGPGTQIVELTPSFGAESVEGNFESYLAAVAVMDVVATYRDSYDAVVLAGFGEHGKEGVMELVETPVVDITEAAAHMAMLLGDRFSVVTTLDRNVPPIEDRLLSYGLDRHCASVRSTGLGVLELEDTVTAKAAITREAERAVAEDHAEVIVLGCGGMAGLDREISAQLSIPVVEGVTAAVKLAESLVALGLSTSKVRSYAAPNPKKVTGWPLSGK